From the Burkholderia ubonensis genome, one window contains:
- the tagF gene encoding type VI secretion system-associated protein TagF, with the protein MTQTVQAQIAYFGKIPSRGDFVKSPHNPQLLQTLDRWIAQALELLAEDPRWKIVYEDAQPMHFAFLGSRSRLAIAGHMVASHDVSMRRFPFLGAAALEVERPVAFLARSPLAFARLWSRVAQQIPPLLGKEEPPGALQALGDTQVPIEVGSGPGNAHDGTFNDFIEHQSLYGLEQMLLASGHPVRLRGAMLALGSLLRPVMQSGSSHIERGLTLPLPVDPFYRSLVAAFWLELIAPFVAQADFELAIFMGSIAERERLIIGFNGASAKTLLSVVDPQTYAAHNIDIDDPEWIDAHAQNDQQISKLVSYLDQPQLSLRFAIDAFREAFIGG; encoded by the coding sequence ATGACGCAAACCGTTCAGGCGCAGATCGCCTACTTCGGCAAGATCCCGTCGCGCGGCGATTTCGTCAAAAGCCCGCACAACCCGCAGCTGCTGCAGACGCTCGACCGCTGGATCGCGCAGGCGCTCGAGCTGCTCGCCGAGGACCCGCGCTGGAAGATCGTCTACGAAGACGCGCAGCCGATGCATTTCGCGTTCCTCGGCTCGCGCAGCCGGCTCGCGATCGCCGGGCACATGGTCGCGAGCCACGACGTGTCGATGCGCCGCTTCCCGTTCCTCGGCGCGGCCGCGCTCGAAGTCGAGCGGCCCGTCGCGTTCCTCGCGCGCAGCCCGCTCGCGTTCGCGCGGCTGTGGTCGCGCGTCGCGCAGCAGATCCCGCCGCTGCTCGGCAAGGAGGAGCCGCCCGGCGCGCTGCAGGCGCTCGGCGACACGCAGGTGCCGATCGAAGTCGGCAGCGGCCCCGGCAACGCGCACGACGGCACGTTCAACGATTTCATCGAGCACCAGTCGCTGTACGGCCTCGAGCAGATGCTGCTCGCGAGCGGCCATCCGGTGCGGCTGCGCGGCGCGATGCTCGCGCTCGGCTCGCTGCTGCGCCCGGTGATGCAGAGCGGCTCGTCGCACATCGAGCGCGGCCTCACGCTGCCGCTGCCGGTCGACCCGTTCTACCGCAGCCTCGTCGCGGCGTTCTGGCTCGAACTGATCGCGCCGTTCGTCGCGCAGGCCGACTTCGAGCTCGCGATCTTCATGGGCTCGATCGCCGAACGCGAACGGCTCATCATCGGCTTCAACGGCGCGTCGGCGAAAACGCTGCTGAGCGTCGTCGACCCGCAGACCTACGCCGCCCACAACATCGACATCGACGATCCGGAGTGGATCGACGCCCATGCGCAAAACGATCAACAGATCAGCAAGCTCGTCAGCTATCTCGACCAACCGCAACTGTCGCTGCGCTTCGCGATCGACGCGTTCCGCGAAGCGTTCATCGGAGGCTGA
- a CDS encoding OmpA family protein: MRNTNHARRARFSPVIAALVAAGLLAAGASSFAQNSGATVTPVGNGTVQTSALPATAAPASLTSGTAAHPAAATTALAPPPANATPGQVVVGGKVPDEATKAAVLQKLRDTYGAANVVDQIEIGDVATPPNWSANVQKLIGPQLKQISKGQLKINGTQIDMKGEVRNEAQRQQLASDMANTLNPTYTIKNGLRVSASEQGLLDQTLANRTIEFETGSATLTPQGKVVLDQMAAALSKMPNRTVDLIGHTDNSGNRASNIALSQARADAVKGYLITKGIASQQMTTTGVGPDQPIAPNDTAEGRARNRRIDFRVGQ; encoded by the coding sequence ATGCGCAACACGAATCACGCCCGCCGCGCGCGCTTTTCGCCCGTCATCGCCGCCCTCGTCGCCGCCGGCCTGCTCGCCGCCGGCGCCAGCAGCTTCGCGCAGAACAGCGGCGCGACCGTCACGCCGGTCGGCAACGGCACCGTCCAGACGAGCGCACTGCCGGCGACCGCCGCCCCCGCATCGCTGACGTCCGGCACGGCCGCGCATCCGGCCGCCGCGACGACGGCACTGGCGCCGCCGCCCGCGAACGCGACGCCCGGCCAGGTCGTCGTCGGCGGCAAGGTGCCCGACGAGGCGACCAAGGCCGCCGTGCTGCAGAAGCTGCGCGACACCTACGGCGCCGCGAACGTCGTCGACCAGATCGAGATCGGCGACGTCGCGACGCCGCCGAACTGGAGCGCGAACGTGCAGAAGCTGATCGGCCCGCAGCTCAAGCAGATCAGCAAGGGGCAGCTGAAGATCAACGGCACGCAGATCGACATGAAGGGCGAGGTGCGCAACGAGGCGCAGCGCCAGCAGCTCGCGAGCGACATGGCGAACACGTTGAACCCGACGTACACGATCAAGAACGGGCTGCGCGTGTCGGCGTCGGAGCAGGGGCTGCTCGACCAGACGCTCGCGAACCGCACGATCGAGTTCGAGACCGGCAGCGCGACGCTCACGCCGCAGGGCAAGGTGGTACTCGACCAGATGGCCGCGGCGCTCTCGAAGATGCCGAACCGCACGGTCGATCTCATCGGGCATACCGACAATTCGGGGAACCGCGCGTCGAATATCGCGCTGAGCCAGGCGCGCGCGGATGCGGTGAAGGGCTATCTGATCACGAAGGGGATCGCGTCGCAGCAGATGACCACGACGGGGGTGGGCCCGGATCAGCCGATCGCGCCGAATGATACGGCTGAAGGGCGGGCGCGGAATCGGAGGATTGATTTCCGGGTGGGGCAGTAG
- the tssA gene encoding type VI secretion system protein TssA gives MPINLPDLLTPISDASPCGDDLLFSNDFDAIQEARRFDDPSLDQGEWVTEIKEADWSFVVARSSELLRTQTKDLRLAVWLTEALALEDGITGLTDGYSLLEGLCRQYWDTVHPLPEGDDTEYRLGNVAWLAGRTAELLRAVPLTDGASNAFSTLDWEVAQHVAQAVKRDPEHANDIARGKPSVEQIDASRRVTSLAFYSALLGNLKAFEFALDAFEETLDARAGDAAPSFRQARDAFETVYRLTERFAREQGYTGSAPHAPSAQQAQPERVEPSFGDAFHTEETHVQTQTASRAPVAQMIAGIQNRAQAVDQLRAVARYFRQTEPHSPVAYLADKAAEWADMPLHKWLESVVKDSGSLSHIRELLGVRPDEQS, from the coding sequence ATGCCGATCAATCTCCCCGACTTGCTGACGCCGATCAGCGACGCGTCGCCGTGCGGCGACGACCTGCTGTTCTCGAACGATTTCGACGCGATCCAGGAGGCGCGGCGCTTCGACGACCCGTCGCTGGACCAGGGCGAATGGGTGACCGAGATCAAGGAAGCCGACTGGAGCTTCGTCGTCGCGCGCTCGAGCGAGCTGCTGCGCACGCAGACGAAGGACCTGCGGCTGGCCGTTTGGCTGACCGAGGCGCTCGCGCTCGAGGACGGCATCACGGGCCTTACCGACGGCTACTCGCTGCTCGAAGGGCTGTGCCGCCAGTACTGGGACACCGTGCATCCGCTGCCGGAGGGTGACGACACCGAATACCGGCTCGGCAACGTCGCGTGGCTCGCCGGGCGCACCGCCGAGCTGCTGCGCGCGGTGCCGTTGACGGACGGCGCGTCGAACGCGTTCAGCACGCTCGACTGGGAAGTCGCGCAGCACGTCGCGCAGGCGGTGAAGCGCGACCCGGAGCACGCGAACGACATCGCGCGCGGCAAGCCGTCGGTCGAGCAGATCGACGCGTCGCGGCGCGTGACGTCGCTCGCGTTCTATTCCGCGCTGCTCGGGAACCTGAAGGCGTTCGAATTTGCGCTCGACGCGTTCGAGGAGACGCTCGACGCGCGCGCCGGCGATGCGGCGCCGAGCTTCCGCCAGGCACGCGACGCGTTCGAGACCGTGTACCGGCTCACCGAGCGCTTCGCGCGCGAGCAGGGCTATACGGGCAGCGCACCGCACGCGCCGTCGGCGCAGCAAGCGCAGCCGGAGCGCGTCGAACCGAGCTTCGGCGACGCGTTCCACACCGAGGAGACCCATGTGCAGACGCAGACCGCTTCGCGTGCGCCGGTGGCGCAAATGATCGCCGGCATCCAGAACCGTGCGCAGGCGGTCGACCAGCTGCGCGCGGTCGCCCGCTATTTCCGGCAGACCGAGCCGCACAGCCCGGTCGCGTATCTCGCGGACAAGGCGGCCGAGTGGGCCGACATGCCGCTGCACAAGTGGCTCGAGAGCGTGGTGAAGGACAGCGGGTCGCTGTCGCATATCCGCGAGCTGCTCGGCGTGAGGCCCGACGAGCAGTCGTGA
- the tssH gene encoding type VI secretion system ATPase TssH, with translation MSTPLKTLITKLNPLCRQAAQHAASACLARGHYEVDLEHLFLALLDEPAGDLPLALRASRIDPHALRADLERELTRLKTGNTRTPVFSVHLIALFEQAWLIASLDSQLGRIRSGHLLLALLTAPDLAQFAQRMSAQFAEIRVTDLKHKFDEITAGSSEAEPRQAEAAGDGDGGDAPALDAAPAGGQSKTPALDTYTTNLTQRARDGKIDPVIGREAEIRQAIDILMRRRQNNPIMTGEAGVGKTAVVEGLALRIAADDVPPPLRGVALHVLDMGLLQAGASVKGEFENRLKSVIDEVKKSAHPIILFIDEAHTIIGAGGQAGQNDAANLLKPALARGELRTIAATTWSEYKKYFEKDAALARRFQVVKVEEPSEPLAAAMLRGMSGLMEKHFNVRILDDAITEAVRLSHRYISGRQLPDKAISVLDTACAKVALAQSATPAAIDDTRKRIERIDAEIASLEREAASGASHDERLGELRGARDAALAQLAADEARYEGERAIVAEITELRAALDRARGPSEDGEPVDVQATRDKLAERVATLHALQGGEPMVPLQVDGHVVAEIVASWTGIPLGRMVKDEIGTVLNLQPLLAARVIGQDHALEAIAQRVRTASASLEDPNKPRGVFMFVGPSGVGKTETALALADILYGGERKMVTINMSEYQEAHSVSGLKGSPPGYVGYGEGGVLTEAVRRNPYSVVLLDEVEKAHPDVLEMFFQVFDKGAMDDAEGREIDFRNTLIILTSNVGSSAVMQACLNKPAEELPDPDALAEALRPQLYKTFKPAFLGRMKVVPYYPISDDVLAEIIELKLDRIRRRIDANHKAVFEWDESLVDAVLARCTEVDSGARNVDHILNGTLLPEIAGHVLGRIADGAAIARIAVRADDAGAFEYTVE, from the coding sequence ATGAGCACGCCCCTGAAGACCCTGATCACGAAACTGAATCCGCTGTGCCGGCAGGCGGCGCAGCACGCGGCGAGCGCGTGCCTTGCGCGCGGCCACTACGAGGTCGATCTGGAGCACCTGTTCCTCGCGCTGCTCGACGAGCCGGCCGGCGACCTGCCGCTGGCGCTGCGCGCGAGCCGCATCGATCCGCACGCGCTGCGCGCGGACCTCGAGCGCGAGCTGACGCGCCTGAAGACCGGCAACACGCGCACGCCGGTGTTCTCCGTGCACCTGATCGCGCTGTTCGAGCAGGCGTGGCTGATCGCGTCGCTCGATTCGCAGCTCGGCCGCATCCGCTCGGGGCATCTGCTGCTCGCGCTGCTGACCGCGCCGGACCTCGCGCAATTCGCGCAGCGGATGTCCGCGCAGTTCGCCGAGATCCGCGTGACGGACCTGAAGCACAAGTTCGACGAAATCACCGCCGGGTCGAGCGAAGCCGAGCCGCGGCAGGCGGAAGCGGCGGGCGACGGCGACGGCGGCGACGCGCCGGCGCTCGACGCGGCGCCCGCGGGCGGCCAGTCGAAGACGCCCGCGCTCGACACCTACACGACCAACCTCACGCAGCGCGCGCGCGACGGCAAGATCGATCCGGTGATCGGCCGCGAGGCGGAGATCCGCCAGGCGATCGACATCCTGATGCGGCGGCGCCAGAACAACCCGATCATGACGGGCGAGGCGGGCGTCGGCAAAACGGCCGTGGTCGAGGGGCTCGCGCTGCGCATCGCGGCCGACGACGTGCCGCCGCCGTTGCGCGGCGTCGCGCTGCACGTGCTCGACATGGGCCTGCTGCAGGCCGGCGCGAGCGTGAAGGGCGAGTTCGAGAACCGGCTGAAGAGCGTGATCGACGAGGTGAAGAAGAGCGCGCATCCGATCATCCTGTTCATCGACGAGGCGCACACGATCATCGGCGCGGGCGGCCAGGCCGGCCAGAACGATGCGGCGAACCTGCTGAAGCCGGCGCTCGCGCGCGGCGAGCTGCGCACGATCGCCGCGACGACGTGGAGCGAATACAAGAAGTATTTCGAGAAGGACGCGGCGCTCGCGCGGCGCTTCCAGGTCGTGAAGGTCGAGGAGCCGAGCGAGCCGCTCGCGGCCGCGATGCTGCGCGGGATGTCCGGGCTGATGGAGAAGCACTTCAACGTGCGGATCCTCGACGACGCGATCACCGAGGCCGTGCGCCTGTCGCACCGCTACATCAGCGGCCGCCAGCTGCCGGACAAGGCGATCAGCGTGCTCGACACCGCGTGCGCGAAGGTCGCGCTCGCGCAGAGCGCGACGCCGGCCGCGATCGACGACACCAGGAAGCGCATCGAGCGGATCGACGCGGAGATCGCGTCGCTCGAGCGCGAGGCGGCGAGCGGCGCGTCACACGACGAGCGGCTCGGCGAGCTGCGCGGCGCGCGCGACGCGGCGCTCGCACAGCTCGCGGCGGACGAAGCCCGTTACGAAGGCGAGCGCGCGATCGTCGCCGAGATCACCGAATTACGCGCGGCGCTCGACCGCGCGCGCGGCCCGTCGGAGGACGGCGAGCCGGTCGACGTGCAGGCCACCCGCGACAAGCTCGCCGAGCGCGTCGCGACGCTGCATGCGCTGCAGGGCGGCGAGCCGATGGTGCCGCTGCAGGTCGACGGCCACGTGGTGGCCGAGATCGTCGCGTCGTGGACGGGCATCCCGCTCGGCCGGATGGTGAAGGACGAGATCGGCACGGTGCTGAACCTGCAGCCGCTCCTCGCCGCGCGCGTGATCGGCCAGGACCACGCGCTGGAGGCGATCGCGCAGCGCGTGCGCACCGCGTCGGCGAGCCTCGAGGACCCGAACAAGCCGCGCGGCGTGTTCATGTTCGTCGGGCCGTCGGGCGTCGGCAAGACCGAGACGGCGCTCGCGCTGGCCGACATCCTGTACGGCGGCGAGCGCAAGATGGTCACGATCAACATGAGCGAGTATCAGGAGGCGCACAGCGTGTCGGGCCTGAAGGGCTCGCCGCCGGGCTACGTCGGCTACGGCGAGGGCGGCGTGCTGACCGAGGCGGTGCGGCGCAATCCGTACTCGGTCGTGCTGCTCGACGAGGTCGAGAAGGCGCACCCGGACGTGCTCGAGATGTTCTTCCAGGTGTTCGACAAGGGCGCGATGGACGACGCGGAAGGGCGCGAGATCGATTTCCGCAACACGCTGATCATCCTGACGTCGAACGTCGGCTCGTCGGCCGTGATGCAGGCCTGCCTGAACAAGCCGGCCGAGGAGCTGCCCGATCCCGACGCGCTTGCCGAAGCGCTGCGCCCGCAGCTGTACAAGACGTTCAAGCCCGCGTTCCTCGGGCGCATGAAGGTCGTGCCGTACTACCCGATCTCCGACGACGTGCTCGCCGAGATCATCGAACTGAAGCTCGACCGCATCCGCCGCCGGATCGACGCGAACCACAAGGCCGTGTTCGAGTGGGACGAGTCGCTGGTCGACGCGGTGCTCGCGCGCTGCACCGAGGTCGATTCGGGCGCCCGCAACGTCGACCACATCCTGAACGGCACGCTGCTGCCGGAGATCGCCGGCCACGTGCTGGGCCGGATCGCCGACGGCGCGGCCATCGCGCGCATCGCGGTGCGCGCGGACGACGCGGGCGCGTTCGAATACACGGTCGAATGA
- the tssG gene encoding type VI secretion system baseplate subunit TssG, giving the protein MQAPDRRIDPGVVGALLDEPHRFEFFQAVRVLEGLFARQATDAPGAWRHGDVVAQRIAFRNTLSLGFPASEIERVRSFDDDGAPLDADDARDAALAAGELGRVELTPAFFGLLGGQGALPLYYTEQIGAREYLKRDHAARAFFDVFSNRATALFYAAWKKYRLPFHYELDRDERYLPLLLAIAGVTSDEVRDSLQAGAGGVLDEAVAGYALAARHRPMSAAYLQRTLSDYFRVPVKIDQFVGKWYDVPADQLSVLGEVNAVLGGTALVGERVWQRDMRARIVVGPLAKRDYEAFLPGGPRAVGLERMLTLLAGVTLEYEVSLVLKRTEVGPSRLGAGARLGWDAFLCTRDAAEDRSDARYELHVIH; this is encoded by the coding sequence ATGCAAGCCCCGGACCGGCGAATCGATCCTGGCGTAGTCGGCGCGCTGCTCGACGAGCCGCACCGCTTCGAGTTCTTCCAGGCGGTGCGCGTGCTCGAAGGGCTGTTCGCGCGGCAGGCGACCGATGCGCCCGGCGCGTGGCGGCACGGCGACGTCGTCGCGCAGCGCATCGCGTTCCGCAACACGCTGTCGCTCGGCTTTCCGGCGAGCGAGATCGAGCGCGTGCGGTCGTTCGACGACGACGGCGCGCCGCTCGACGCCGACGATGCGCGCGACGCGGCGCTCGCGGCCGGCGAGCTCGGCCGCGTCGAGCTGACGCCCGCGTTCTTCGGGCTGCTCGGCGGGCAGGGCGCGCTGCCGCTGTACTACACCGAGCAGATCGGCGCGCGCGAGTACCTGAAGCGCGACCACGCGGCGCGCGCGTTCTTCGACGTGTTCTCGAACCGTGCGACCGCGCTGTTCTACGCCGCGTGGAAGAAATACCGGCTGCCGTTCCATTACGAGCTCGACCGCGACGAGCGCTACCTGCCGCTGCTGCTCGCGATCGCGGGCGTGACGAGCGACGAGGTGCGCGACAGCCTGCAGGCGGGCGCGGGCGGCGTGCTCGACGAGGCGGTGGCCGGCTACGCGCTGGCCGCGCGGCACCGGCCGATGTCGGCCGCGTACCTGCAGCGCACGCTGTCCGACTACTTCCGCGTGCCGGTGAAGATCGACCAGTTCGTCGGCAAGTGGTACGACGTGCCGGCCGACCAGCTGAGCGTGCTCGGCGAGGTCAACGCGGTGCTCGGCGGGACCGCGCTCGTCGGCGAGCGCGTGTGGCAGCGCGACATGCGCGCGCGGATCGTGGTCGGCCCGCTGGCGAAGCGCGACTACGAGGCGTTCCTGCCCGGCGGCCCGCGGGCGGTCGGCCTCGAACGGATGCTGACGCTGCTCGCGGGCGTCACGCTCGAATACGAGGTGTCGCTCGTGCTGAAGCGCACCGAGGTCGGCCCGAGCCGGCTCGGCGCGGGCGCGCGGCTCGGCTGGGACGCCTTCCTCTGCACCCGCGACGCGGCCGAGGATCGCTCCGACGCCCGCTACGAGCTGCACGTGATTCACTGA